From a single Kitasatospora azatica KCTC 9699 genomic region:
- the tpx gene encoding thiol peroxidase, whose protein sequence is MRRSDASRIVPERTGEAFELGERLTVLGERLQVGQAAPGFTLDWLAQPDGAISQVQLSDTSGTVRLLNVINSIDTPVCRVETRSWEDRLADRVADGSVQLYTVSMDLPFALAARGAGEPGNGHLLLSAHRSARFGQDYGVLLKEWRLLQRSVFVIDRHDRLAYTEYVADQMREPDYEAALAALDQLP, encoded by the coding sequence ATGCGGAGATCGGATGCCAGCAGGATCGTGCCGGAGCGCACCGGCGAGGCTTTCGAGTTGGGCGAGCGTCTCACCGTGCTGGGTGAGCGGCTCCAGGTGGGGCAGGCGGCTCCAGGGTTCACGCTGGACTGGCTGGCGCAGCCGGACGGGGCGATCAGCCAGGTCCAACTCTCCGACACCAGCGGCACGGTGCGGCTGCTCAACGTGATCAACTCGATCGACACGCCGGTGTGCAGGGTCGAGACCCGCTCCTGGGAGGACCGGTTGGCTGACCGGGTCGCGGACGGCTCGGTCCAGCTCTACACGGTGAGCATGGACCTTCCGTTCGCGCTGGCCGCGCGGGGTGCGGGCGAACCGGGGAACGGCCACCTACTGCTGTCGGCGCACCGCAGTGCGCGGTTCGGGCAGGACTACGGCGTGCTGCTCAAGGAATGGCGGCTGCTCCAGCGGTCGGTGTTCGTCATCGACCGGCACGACCGCCTCGCCTACACCGAGTACGTCGCGGACCAGATGCGCGAGCCGGACTACGAGGCGGCGCTGGCGGCGCTGGACCAGTTGCCCTGA
- a CDS encoding 4'-phosphopantetheinyl transferase family protein → MSRIGPLRLQRPRLRRFTAFGCQVETWVSRIVRNGPAPGLSCAGLLAPAEVEQAAGMADPGSADRFLAGRALTRLALARRHRLAPARIELARDERGRPYAVSRGGPARLDFNLSHTGDFAAVAVAVGLRVGIDIETVTSRPQLDRIAARVFTEAERSQLRRAPADRRLERWYALWTSHEALAKCTGEGLRAVSAVPAGYGHSWLKRGVPVAPGYQGTVVVLNRRPAR, encoded by the coding sequence ATGAGCCGGATCGGCCCGCTCCGACTCCAACGTCCCCGGCTGCGCCGGTTCACCGCCTTCGGCTGTCAGGTGGAGACCTGGGTCAGCCGGATCGTCCGGAACGGCCCGGCGCCCGGCCTCAGCTGCGCCGGTCTGCTCGCCCCGGCCGAGGTCGAGCAGGCCGCGGGCATGGCGGATCCGGGCTCGGCGGATCGCTTCCTCGCCGGACGTGCGCTGACTCGGCTCGCGCTGGCTCGCCGGCACCGGCTCGCTCCGGCGCGGATCGAACTCGCCCGCGACGAGCGCGGCCGCCCGTACGCCGTGAGCCGCGGCGGGCCGGCCCGACTGGACTTCAACCTGTCCCACACCGGTGACTTCGCCGCCGTGGCGGTCGCCGTCGGGTTGCGCGTCGGGATAGACATCGAGACGGTCACGTCCCGCCCGCAACTCGACAGGATAGCGGCCCGGGTGTTCACCGAGGCAGAGCGCTCGCAACTGCGGCGGGCGCCCGCCGATCGGCGGCTGGAGCGCTGGTACGCCCTCTGGACCTCGCACGAGGCGCTGGCCAAGTGCACCGGGGAAGGCCTGCGCGCCGTCTCCGCCGTACCAGCCGGCTACGGCCACAGCTGGCTGAAGCGCGGGGTACCGGTAGCACCGGGCTACCAGGGCACGGTCGTCGTGCTGAACCGGAGACCCGCGCGCTGA
- a CDS encoding ATP-grasp domain-containing protein codes for MPATTVLVIEPGSSGVGLVDAARRLGLRPHVFDRRERAELPPPVQAALAEGGADFTRLEIRDHDVVLSAAASLHSAAELVAVVPGYEYAVETCALVADKLGLPGIDPVAARALRDKRLMKRALIEAGVPVAPGAALGSGDDAATVLASVGTPAVAKPVDGSGSQLVRRIDTLAELREHVAAVLDRSHVDLGQVIAEEMLIERYVAGPEYSVEGYLRQTPQGPQPQVSAVTSKQLGPEPSFVEIGHLVDAPLTEAERALLVATAERAVRALGITVGAFHLEARLTPAGPVVMEVGARLGGDRIPWLVRHAWGFDLWEAAVRSHAGLPQAAPDPTSTPVRCAAIRYFTTERSAVLLEPRSLTERLRGVKGCTEVEVAAAPETRLGPACDFRGRFGHTLLVADSHPELSERLEQVDELVRSALRLDQADEKGTQVDIPDLQVRVREIIAQMSPSGATVAASSDRLVEDLGYDSLTLLDLAIALEDELVPAAIDEEAGADLLTVGDVEELMVRMAPPATR; via the coding sequence ATGCCCGCCACCACCGTGCTGGTGATCGAGCCCGGCTCGTCCGGAGTCGGACTGGTCGACGCCGCCCGGCGGCTCGGTCTGCGCCCGCACGTCTTCGACCGCCGCGAACGCGCCGAGCTGCCGCCTCCCGTACAGGCCGCGCTGGCCGAGGGCGGCGCGGACTTCACCCGGCTGGAGATTCGGGACCACGACGTCGTGCTGAGCGCAGCCGCGTCCCTGCACAGCGCCGCTGAGCTGGTCGCCGTGGTCCCCGGCTACGAGTACGCGGTGGAGACCTGCGCGTTGGTGGCCGACAAGCTCGGTCTGCCGGGCATTGACCCGGTCGCCGCGCGGGCCCTGCGGGACAAGCGCCTGATGAAGCGTGCTCTCATCGAGGCCGGCGTCCCGGTCGCCCCCGGAGCCGCCCTCGGCTCCGGCGACGACGCGGCCACCGTCCTCGCCTCCGTCGGCACACCCGCCGTCGCCAAGCCCGTGGACGGCTCCGGCAGCCAACTGGTGCGCCGGATCGACACCCTCGCCGAGCTTCGCGAGCATGTGGCCGCCGTGCTCGACCGGAGCCACGTCGACCTGGGCCAGGTGATCGCCGAGGAGATGCTGATCGAGCGGTACGTCGCCGGGCCCGAGTACAGCGTCGAGGGCTACCTCAGGCAGACCCCGCAGGGCCCGCAACCGCAGGTGTCGGCGGTGACTTCCAAGCAGCTCGGGCCCGAGCCCTCGTTCGTCGAGATCGGCCATCTGGTGGACGCGCCGCTGACCGAGGCCGAGCGGGCGCTGCTGGTGGCCACTGCCGAACGGGCCGTCCGGGCCCTGGGGATCACGGTGGGCGCGTTCCACCTGGAGGCTCGGCTGACCCCGGCCGGCCCGGTGGTGATGGAGGTCGGCGCCAGACTCGGCGGCGACCGCATTCCGTGGCTCGTCCGGCACGCCTGGGGGTTCGACCTGTGGGAGGCTGCCGTCCGCTCGCACGCCGGCCTGCCGCAGGCCGCGCCCGATCCCACCTCGACGCCGGTACGGTGCGCCGCCATCCGGTACTTCACGACCGAGCGCTCGGCCGTGCTTCTCGAACCCAGGAGCCTGACCGAGCGACTGCGCGGCGTCAAGGGCTGCACAGAGGTTGAGGTCGCTGCCGCCCCGGAGACCAGACTCGGACCCGCGTGCGACTTCCGCGGGCGTTTCGGTCATACGCTTCTGGTGGCCGACAGCCATCCGGAACTGTCCGAACGCCTGGAGCAGGTGGACGAACTGGTCCGCTCGGCGCTCCGGCTCGACCAGGCTGACGAGAAGGGTACGCAGGTGGACATCCCTGACCTCCAGGTGCGTGTGCGCGAGATCATCGCGCAGATGTCACCGTCGGGTGCGACGGTCGCCGCGTCCTCCGACCGACTGGTCGAAGACCTCGGCTACGACTCGTTGACCCTGCTGGATCTCGCGATCGCACTGGAGGACGAGCTGGTCCCGGCAGCGATCGACGAGGAGGCCGGCGCCGACCTGCTGACCGTCGGCGATGTCGAGGAACTGATGGTACGGATGGCGCCGCCGGCCACCCGATGA
- a CDS encoding ATP-grasp domain-containing protein, whose translation MVLVDTYALSRRLAAAFIEDGIEPVRVQSTTEVPRLYAGKPDPNPYLADLVHHGDIAATAAQLEPFEPLAVLAGGELGVELADALSEQLSTRQPIPTNGTALSRARRDKYAMVERIKASGLRGAEQILVRDEDQLRDWHQRLGGRAILKPLRSAANDGVFWCDTPEESVRALRTLAGRENIFSEAGDGVVAQEYLVGAEYLLNTVSRDGRHHVCDIWKTHRISANGKRDLAVACQLLPRRGEVQEQIVDYGLQVLDALGIAHGPAHVEIKLTPQGPCIIEVGARISGLDLPGYTHSATGESQISWTVDAFTRPERFLERHQEDYLMSRSVAWAGMVSPARGILRGYRGLEEVRALESFRELHMMVEPGGSIAPTVDDSTYPLAVSLAHEVDEVLLRDLGTLRWLDGQGFYDVAEVATVADGQES comes from the coding sequence GTGGTTCTCGTCGATACCTATGCCCTGTCACGCCGACTCGCGGCCGCCTTCATCGAGGACGGGATCGAGCCGGTCCGAGTCCAGAGCACCACCGAGGTGCCCCGGCTCTACGCCGGAAAGCCGGACCCCAATCCCTATCTGGCCGACCTGGTGCACCACGGCGACATCGCGGCCACCGCCGCGCAGTTGGAGCCGTTCGAACCGCTGGCGGTGCTGGCCGGCGGCGAGCTCGGCGTGGAGCTCGCCGACGCGTTGAGCGAGCAGCTGTCCACCCGTCAGCCGATCCCGACCAACGGCACCGCGCTGAGCCGGGCGCGGCGCGACAAGTACGCCATGGTCGAACGGATCAAGGCGAGCGGGCTCCGCGGAGCCGAGCAGATCCTGGTCCGCGACGAGGACCAACTGCGCGATTGGCACCAGCGGCTGGGCGGCCGGGCGATCCTCAAGCCGCTGCGCAGCGCGGCCAACGACGGCGTGTTCTGGTGCGACACCCCCGAGGAGTCGGTGCGGGCCTTGCGCACCCTCGCGGGCCGCGAGAACATCTTCTCGGAGGCCGGTGACGGCGTGGTGGCGCAGGAGTACCTGGTCGGCGCCGAGTACCTGCTGAACACGGTCAGCCGGGACGGCCGCCACCACGTCTGCGACATCTGGAAGACCCATCGGATCAGCGCCAACGGCAAGCGCGACCTGGCCGTCGCCTGTCAACTGCTGCCGCGCCGGGGCGAGGTGCAGGAGCAGATCGTCGACTACGGTCTCCAGGTCCTCGACGCACTCGGCATCGCGCACGGCCCGGCCCACGTGGAGATCAAGCTGACCCCGCAAGGTCCGTGCATCATCGAGGTGGGCGCCCGGATCTCGGGGCTCGACCTGCCCGGCTACACGCACAGTGCCACCGGCGAGTCGCAGATCAGCTGGACCGTCGACGCTTTCACCCGTCCCGAACGCTTCCTGGAGCGCCATCAGGAGGACTACCTGATGAGCCGGAGCGTGGCCTGGGCCGGCATGGTGTCGCCGGCCCGGGGCATCCTGCGCGGCTACCGCGGGCTGGAGGAGGTCCGGGCCCTGGAGAGCTTCCGCGAGCTGCACATGATGGTCGAACCCGGCGGCTCGATCGCCCCGACGGTGGACGACTCGACCTACCCGCTGGCGGTGTCACTGGCCCACGAGGTGGACGAGGTGCTGCTGCGCGACCTCGGTACGCTGCGCTGGCTGGACGGCCAGGGCTTCTACGACGTGGCCGAGGTCGCCACTGTCGCTGACGGACAGGAGAGTTGA
- a CDS encoding MFS transporter: MPPNRGIGVSEISGRAKDLMYRQFGGLPRSFWIVFAGQFVNRIGSMAVPFLVLYLGNQGLSASDAGTVLAAVGLGGLVSQPMGGVLADRFGPRIALVAGLSASAVSIVLLGAARGLPTVLAAAVLVGAVADIYRPAAAALVAAVVPAQSRPRAYSLIYWAVNLGVGLAGLLAGLLATYGYGLLFLVQAAAAAAFALLVAILVPGRSATGWSPPATSRSTTVGLLRDRLLLALIGLNIVSGLINAQITVGLPLAIKNSGLSSVVYGAVFMVSGLLIGVLQPLLAGWLERFDRIVVLSVSWAVFGLGVAATGLARTAPEYLATVVVWTLGEIGAASFVGAIIADLAPAHAQGRYQAAFGWSYAAAQLLGPLGGAYLYGSVAPWALWWSCGLLAVLGAAGGLALVAPVRRRSAAPASTPLLENAL; encoded by the coding sequence GTGCCGCCGAATCGGGGGATCGGGGTTTCGGAAATCAGCGGGCGCGCGAAAGATTTGATGTACCGTCAGTTCGGCGGTCTGCCACGGAGCTTCTGGATCGTCTTCGCCGGCCAGTTCGTGAACCGGATCGGCAGCATGGCGGTGCCATTTCTGGTGCTCTATCTGGGGAACCAAGGCCTTTCCGCCTCGGACGCGGGGACCGTGCTCGCCGCGGTGGGCCTCGGCGGACTGGTTTCGCAGCCGATGGGCGGCGTGCTGGCCGACCGTTTCGGGCCGCGCATCGCCCTGGTGGCAGGGTTGTCGGCCAGTGCCGTGAGCATCGTGCTCCTGGGCGCTGCCCGCGGTCTGCCGACCGTCCTCGCGGCCGCCGTGCTGGTCGGCGCGGTGGCTGACATCTACCGGCCGGCCGCGGCCGCCCTGGTGGCCGCCGTGGTGCCCGCGCAATCGCGCCCACGGGCCTACAGCCTGATCTACTGGGCGGTGAACCTGGGGGTCGGGCTCGCCGGGCTGCTCGCGGGTCTGCTCGCCACCTACGGCTACGGCTTGCTCTTCCTGGTCCAGGCAGCCGCGGCCGCGGCCTTCGCGCTGTTGGTCGCCATCCTGGTGCCCGGGCGGTCCGCGACGGGGTGGTCCCCGCCTGCGACCTCGCGGTCCACGACCGTCGGGCTGTTGCGGGATCGGCTGTTGCTGGCGCTGATCGGGCTCAACATCGTCAGCGGCCTGATCAATGCTCAGATCACTGTCGGGCTGCCGCTGGCGATCAAGAACAGCGGTCTGTCCTCGGTGGTCTACGGCGCGGTGTTCATGGTCAGCGGCCTGCTCATCGGTGTACTGCAGCCGCTGCTCGCCGGCTGGCTCGAGCGGTTCGACCGGATCGTGGTGCTCTCCGTCTCCTGGGCCGTCTTCGGCCTCGGCGTCGCGGCCACCGGTCTGGCGCGCACCGCGCCGGAGTACCTGGCAACCGTGGTCGTGTGGACTCTCGGCGAGATCGGTGCGGCCAGCTTCGTCGGCGCGATCATCGCGGACCTGGCCCCCGCGCACGCTCAGGGCCGCTATCAGGCAGCCTTCGGCTGGTCCTACGCGGCCGCCCAACTGCTCGGCCCGCTCGGCGGCGCCTATCTGTACGGATCGGTCGCGCCCTGGGCCCTGTGGTGGTCCTGCGGGCTGCTCGCCGTCCTCGGCGCGGCCGGTGGCCTGGCGCTGGTGGCTCCGGTCCGACGCCGGAGCGCTGCGCCCGCTTCCACCCCACTTCTGGAGAACGCACTGTGA
- a CDS encoding thiamine pyrophosphate-dependent dehydrogenase E1 component subunit alpha → MTQAMRNHGSYPPTSTAIDLLELYRRMRVLRRMDEVLAELVADKLVTGPMHLGIGQEATGIGATAALRPGDLVTATHRPHAQYVGLGLSLGRTFAEMMGRADGQCGGRAGHMLIADQERGLLGPSGIVGHSLLLAVGHGFAQRRAGQGAVTLCVTGDGAVNSGAFNEALNMMALWQLPVVVLVENNGYGLSVRLDRHSRETELYKRAAGYGVPGVLVDGNDVEAVRDVVSAAAERARAAQGPTLVEALTFRNTGFSSSDRGGYQDPGEGAEFTDPLELAARRLVAGGTTAARLAEVDQRAAQEVEEAVVFAKASPWPDPAELFEYAAKWDQGALL, encoded by the coding sequence GTGACTCAAGCCATGCGCAACCACGGCTCGTACCCACCGACCTCGACCGCGATCGACCTGCTGGAGCTCTACCGGCGGATGCGGGTGCTGCGCCGGATGGACGAGGTGCTCGCCGAGTTGGTGGCCGACAAGCTGGTCACCGGGCCGATGCACCTCGGGATCGGCCAGGAGGCGACCGGGATCGGTGCCACCGCGGCGCTGCGGCCCGGCGACCTGGTCACCGCCACGCACCGCCCGCACGCCCAGTACGTGGGCCTCGGTCTGTCGTTGGGACGCACCTTCGCGGAGATGATGGGCCGGGCGGACGGACAGTGCGGCGGCCGGGCCGGGCACATGCTGATCGCGGACCAGGAGCGCGGCCTCCTCGGCCCGTCCGGGATCGTCGGGCACTCCCTGCTGCTGGCGGTGGGCCACGGCTTCGCCCAGCGGCGGGCCGGGCAGGGCGCCGTCACGCTCTGCGTGACCGGTGACGGTGCGGTCAACTCCGGTGCCTTCAACGAGGCGTTGAACATGATGGCGCTGTGGCAGCTGCCGGTCGTGGTCCTGGTGGAGAACAACGGCTACGGCCTGAGCGTGCGCCTGGACCGGCACTCCCGCGAGACCGAGCTGTACAAGCGGGCGGCCGGCTACGGAGTACCCGGAGTACTGGTGGACGGGAACGACGTCGAGGCGGTGCGCGACGTGGTCTCGGCGGCCGCCGAACGGGCCCGTGCCGCGCAGGGGCCGACCCTGGTGGAGGCGCTGACCTTCCGCAACACCGGCTTCTCCAGCTCCGACCGCGGCGGCTACCAGGACCCGGGCGAGGGCGCGGAGTTCACCGATCCGCTGGAACTCGCGGCCCGGCGTCTGGTGGCCGGCGGCACCACGGCGGCGCGACTGGCCGAGGTGGACCAGCGCGCGGCCCAGGAGGTCGAGGAGGCGGTGGTGTTCGCCAAGGCGAGCCCGTGGCCGGATCCGGCGGAGCTGTTCGAGTACGCGGCCAAGTGGGACCAGGGAGCGCTGCTGTGA